TGTTCGAACTGACGACCTTAGAACATGAAGCCTCCGGCCACAAGGTGGCGCCAACGCACCAGCAGAGGAAGACGTGGATATGCTACAGACACAAGTAAAACAATTCAAAGTTGTCTAACTGAGCTTCCTGTTGGTTCTGCTCCAGGTGCCGGGGATCTGACCGGCGACCCGTCCGGGTACGTCACCGGTGTGTTGGCTGTGATCGTCCACGCCTCCTACCTGGTCCTGATCCAGAAGACCAGCCTGGACAGCGAGCACGGCCCGCTCACCGCGCAGTACGCCATCGCCATCATGGCCACGCCGGTGAGCACTGTGGACAATCTGAAGTTTGACTTGTTCTCCCATTGtctgctccacctctctcctcaggctctttcttttctttccttcctccttttctctttgatcctttttattctctttctttctttctcttgtccttttctttctttctctctcttgatCCTTTCCGCTgtttcctcgtctcctcctccgctcaCGTCTGTTTCCGACTCTTCTCTCTTCAGTATTTTGTTTCCGGAGCTTCAACAAACGTGTAGAAttaattttcttcttcaaaaaacatttctgtgagtCGTCTTTTAAATCTGACATCATTtcatgttcacttcctgtcgtctttcttttcttggtTAACTCCGTTCAGCTCGTTCCCGTTTGAACCCGTCTGTACCGGTACTTCCTGGTACCTTTATTTTGGTACTttactcttcctcttcctcttcctctcggtCTCTCAGGTGCTGCTGGTgtgctccttcatctccatggACGCCATCAGCATGTGGTCGTACGAGGGCTGGAGGGACCCGCCCATCACCACCATCTTCACCTTCTGCGTCTTCATCGGCTGTGCCATGAACTTCACCACGCTGCACTGCACCTACATCAACTCCGCCGTCACCACCAGCTTCGTGGGTGTGGTGAAGAGCATCGCCACCATCACCGTGGGCATGCTGGCGTTCAGTGACGTGTCGCCGACCCGGCTGTTCGTAGGAGGAGTTGTGGTGAACACCGTCGGCTCCATCACCTACTGCGTGGTCAAATACTTTGAGACCAGGAAGAAGAGCTTGTATGAGGATCTGGAAGTGGCCGGGAAGGATGAGGCGCTGCCTGGGGAGCCTTACCAGGAGAAGCCGCCACTGAACGGGGACGGGCCGGCCGCTGGCATCGGACCTGACGTAGAGCAACCTCAGCCCGATGGAGCGTTGAGCAGCGACCGGACGGAGGAGTCGGCGGCGGCCGGGCTGGTTAACGGACAGGTGTGGACAGGAGACGTGGATGCAGGCACCAACTCTCAGGTGATGACAGagaaggaggtggtggagatgCAGAGGGAGCACCTCCACAAGGAGAGCTCCGCCCCCGCTCAGTCGCTCGGCGACAGCTACGTCGGGGTGTGGAGGTCCATCAGACATCTGCAGTTCATGAAGAAAGAACCTCTGATGGAGAACATGGAGCAGCAGAGTCCGTGAGAGCCGGACAGAGACCTGGACTCACTctggagaggaaacaggaggaagaggagaaggaaaagaaagaaccagaggagaggaggaggaggaggaggaggagggcagaggaggagcgaCAATAAACCCAACCACCTCCTTTATCAGCATCAAATGAAACGACCtcagtgaaatgtttgtgtggtcACTCGGAGCTTTGAGCGCAGACAGACGTAGTTTATGATGAGAGTGAAAAgaggtggagagaagaggatgaagagttcCAGGAGAAGCTGCCTGTCAGAGATAAttctgcttcctgtctcctccgGCCCGGTGGCGTGCGGCGGGGGGGCGAGCATGATTCGGTTTGGTTTGCATCCAGGCCGATGCCAAACCAAACGAGTGCATCTTGTGCAAAGTGAAATATCAGATCCACTCAGGGATCTGTTTGACTCCCACCGGGAGGTTCTGGTTCTGATGATGAAGCTCTGCACTCGGTTCAGGTCGGGTCCAGTCGCTTCAGGCCGTGTTTGCATgagtgtgattgtttgtgtgtgtcgggtCACGGCTGTTTGACCGTTCAGCGGAGCCACTTCCTCATCTCCTGCTCGGTCTCATCCTGTTTCTGTTAATAAcggattaaaaccaaactgatcagaaacacttgacaGGGTAacgtggaggggggggggtgtagggtctatactgcagccagtcaccagggggcgatcagggtGAATCAAAGATGGAGTCAATCCGCCTCCAGCAGCTGGGGCAGTCTCACTTCCTCCAGTTGTTCCTGctacagtgaccttgacctttgacccctgagcaCCGAATCAGGTCATCTGTGAGTGGATGAAcgttttcatctgttttattcCGTTATTGGTAAAAAGTGGAAACTTCTGCTACGACCCAACAAAACCTAAGTTTGACAGAATGTTTCGGTTTCTCTGAATAATCCTGATGGAGCATTAATATAAATCAGTCGTGAGTATCTCCCTCCCAGTGAcgtgtgattggtcagtgaaACAGGAAACTGTGGTGGCTCAGTAAACATCTGGAAATCTGTGAGGAGAGAAACTCAGGAAGTTCAGCACGAGGACGAGAAGCTGGAGAGTCGTGACTCTGTCGAAAGTTCTTAAACCAGGAGCCTCctcagaaatgtgtgtgtgtggggggggggggggggtgctcatTCAGGCAAATCAACATCAGCGTCTGTCGGGGACGAGTGTGGGCGGGGGGGTCTGAAGGAATTACGTTTACGTGTCCAGCTGCAGTCGAGTCTGGTCCACATGTGGGCGTGGACACGTGGTCACATGTTCAATAGATGATCACGTTTGATTCTGTAAATCTGTCATTAAGTTATTAAATCTGTCGTTTTACGATTCTATGGATTCACAGATTCAATTCTTcaatattcaatttaaaaaccaACGTCTTCActttatcgccccctggtggctggctgcggtatagATTAcagaccccgcctcctccatgttagcagatgggacaaaaacaaatcacatgtAGTTCTTGTAACTGATTCTGATCACTTTggtttcaatacattttttatgataGAGAAAAGTCACGATTGACAACTGAGCGTATTAAAAAAGAGCAGAATATTATTTTAACAGAAATGATGGTGTTGAATTTCTCTGCTTGAAAGAAACCTGCGGAGAATTTAACGTAGAAACATCTGTGCACATCTGCACATGAGAAGTCTGGACCAATGAAAATTAAAAGACATGTTTAAATAAGAAGAATTCACAGAGTAGAGTTAACGTGTGACACATGTTATCGGTCATGTGACGGACTCAGTTGTCCTTCAGTGCCGGGTCACGTGACGCTCAGGTGAACATGAAGCCAGAAAGGAAAACCCCCTCATTTGCTCTTTAATGGTTTCACCCACGTTTTAAAAACCACGTGTACCTGCTCATTGGGAGTCCAGAGGTGAAGTGTGTTGTGTACTTGCTGTGAGTCTGTGGTGGATCCGTGTTGTGTTGTCGTGTCCACAGCCTCCACACAGGAAACGTtcatctccccctctctgtcacCAAGCTGCAGGCGGCCTGCCGAGTGAGAGAAGCTGATTCGGACTGAATCGATTTCTCTTCTCACGATCCACAGACTTCATTTAACGCTACATGAGACGAGGCCCCGAGCGGCAGCGAGACCACTCTGCTTCACAAACCAACACTTCACATGTCTCTGCTGGAGCGTGCTCCACATGTGTTCGAGGGCGATAATGAGTCCGTGGCCGTCGCCGTGCTCGATGTCGATATGAGATGTTTGACGGAGCTGACGCGTCCATGAGGgggaaacacaaactaacacaacCTTTAACTTCTGAGTTCAGATCCAGTTGTGATTTGTCACTGAGATGAAACACGTTGGAGTGTTAACGAGAGATCAGGTCACGTTTAAACACGGAGACGAGCAGGAAACAGAACGGGTCCCAGGCTGGATTCATTTTACCAtgatgtgtatttttctgttattgTCGCCCGTGTTGTGAGTCCGTGTTGTGAGTCCGTGTTGTtcctgaaataaaagaaaagtgtctTGACGGCTGAAGGCAAAACAACATCTGCTCCTCAATTTGCATGTTCAATGCAAAgtaaattgaaaatgttttataaagaaaTCTGTGCACTGGAATAtctattgtgttgtgttgtgttgtgtgtgtgtgtgtttttataaaggtgtttccatggtgatgatgtggtggtggtggtggggggggtagGACAGGAGCGTGTGAATGAGCCCTGGAAACAGGACAGTTCAGCTCTGAGCCTCTGAAGTGAGAAGAAGTGAAACTCACATGAACCTGGAGCTGAACCAGGACAGAGGAACGagcttgtttttaatttgtctctttCAGAGGAGCCGATGTTGAGAGGCTGCGTTCTGCAGAGTAAAGAGCTGGAAGGTTTAAAACACACGAGGCAGAGGAgcatgatgaagaggagcagcagtgaagaGACCTGAGCTCCGTGTGCTTGTGAAGAGGAGGCCCTCCAGCTGCTCGACACACCAAAGAGAAATGAAACCTGAGAGAGAAGCTCCTCATCGGCAGAGGAACACACAACaagcagaaagaaacacaatccTAATA
This genomic window from Platichthys flesus chromosome 18, fPlaFle2.1, whole genome shotgun sequence contains:
- the slc35d3 gene encoding solute carrier family 35 member D3; this encodes MDVFKSRMLGISVAVAHGVFSGSLNILLKFLITNYHFTYLTLIQFLTSSTAALTLETLRRLGKVQIPAFSLQLCKEFASVCVLSTLQSTLTLWSLRGLSLPMYVVFKRCLPLFTLSIGVCVLKNGVPSVGVVTAVIITTGGAALAGAGDLTGDPSGYVTGVLAVIVHASYLVLIQKTSLDSEHGPLTAQYAIAIMATPVLLVCSFISMDAISMWSYEGWRDPPITTIFTFCVFIGCAMNFTTLHCTYINSAVTTSFVGVVKSIATITVGMLAFSDVSPTRLFVGGVVVNTVGSITYCVVKYFETRKKSLYEDLEVAGKDEALPGEPYQEKPPLNGDGPAAGIGPDVEQPQPDGALSSDRTEESAAAGLVNGQVWTGDVDAGTNSQVMTEKEVVEMQREHLHKESSAPAQSLGDSYVGVWRSIRHLQFMKKEPLMENMEQQSP